The following proteins are co-located in the Pseudomonas antarctica genome:
- a CDS encoding class I SAM-dependent methyltransferase, giving the protein MNEQPAASRIRVEALAEGFTARAEQWASLLGLPLHLDEADFSLQVGEHGLQLQQLGPDAPGPVRVDFVEGGAAHRRLYGGGSGQMIAKAVGVAQGVRPRVLDATAGLGKDAFVLASLGCEMSLIERQPLIGALLEDGLARGAGDFEVAPIVARMKLLKGNSIDVMLNWEGEPPQVIYLDPMFPHREKTALVKKEMRLFRPLVGDDPDAPALLAAALALASHRVVVKRPRKAPCIEGPKPSHALDGKSSRYDIYPKKALKP; this is encoded by the coding sequence ATGAACGAACAACCAGCGGCCAGCCGCATTCGGGTCGAGGCCTTGGCCGAAGGTTTTACGGCGCGTGCCGAGCAGTGGGCTTCGTTGCTGGGCCTGCCGTTGCACCTGGATGAGGCGGACTTTTCCCTGCAAGTCGGGGAGCATGGCCTGCAGCTCCAACAGCTTGGGCCTGACGCACCGGGGCCGGTGCGCGTGGACTTTGTCGAAGGCGGCGCAGCTCACCGGCGTTTATACGGCGGTGGCAGCGGGCAGATGATCGCCAAGGCGGTCGGCGTTGCTCAGGGTGTGCGCCCGCGCGTGCTGGATGCCACGGCAGGTTTGGGCAAGGACGCGTTCGTGCTGGCCAGCCTGGGCTGCGAGATGAGCCTGATCGAGCGTCAGCCACTGATTGGCGCTCTGCTCGAAGACGGTCTGGCACGCGGCGCGGGTGATTTTGAAGTGGCGCCCATTGTGGCGCGCATGAAGCTGCTCAAGGGCAATTCCATCGATGTGATGCTCAATTGGGAAGGCGAACCGCCGCAGGTGATCTACCTGGACCCGATGTTCCCTCATCGTGAGAAAACCGCCCTGGTGAAGAAGGAAATGCGCCTGTTCCGGCCACTGGTAGGCGATGACCCGGATGCACCCGCCTTGCTGGCCGCCGCCTTGGCGTTGGCCAGCCACCGCGTGGTGGTCAAGCGTCCGCGCAAAGCGCCGTGCATTGAAGGGCCGAAGCCGAGCCATGCGCTGGATGGTAAATCGAGCCGGTATGACATCTATCCTAAGAAAGCACTCAAGCCTTGA
- a CDS encoding DUF72 domain-containing protein yields MRQPYFIGCPSWSENAWREYLYPADARSSDYLALYSQVFNAVEGNTTFYARPSAATVQRWAEIMPEDFRFTAKFPGDISHGGDLREQLPAAESFVGLMSPLGARVSPLWLQLSASFSPQRLGELAGFIDGLERPLAVEVRHPEFFAKGDAERTLNRLLRDRGVERICLDPRALFSCTSTSAAVLHAQSKKPKVPPRPAALTQFPQVRFIGHPELEANDPFLLPWVEKIAGWIEEGRTPYVFLHTSDNRLAAQLALRFHEKLMARLPGLPPLATLHREPEAEQLGLL; encoded by the coding sequence ATGCGCCAGCCTTACTTTATTGGTTGCCCGTCCTGGAGTGAAAACGCCTGGCGCGAGTACCTGTACCCGGCCGACGCGCGCTCCAGCGATTATCTCGCGCTGTACTCCCAAGTCTTCAACGCCGTTGAAGGCAACACCACTTTTTATGCTCGCCCCTCGGCCGCCACGGTGCAGCGCTGGGCTGAAATCATGCCTGAAGATTTTCGCTTCACTGCCAAATTTCCGGGCGACATCAGCCACGGAGGCGACTTGCGCGAACAGTTGCCGGCGGCGGAAAGTTTTGTCGGCCTGATGAGCCCATTGGGGGCGCGTGTTTCGCCATTGTGGCTGCAACTGTCGGCGAGCTTTTCGCCGCAACGCCTCGGCGAGCTCGCCGGTTTTATTGATGGCCTGGAACGCCCGTTGGCGGTGGAAGTACGCCACCCGGAATTCTTCGCCAAGGGCGATGCCGAACGCACGCTCAACCGCTTGTTACGTGACCGTGGTGTCGAGCGGATCTGCCTCGACCCCAGGGCCTTGTTCAGTTGCACGTCCACCTCGGCCGCCGTGCTGCACGCCCAATCGAAAAAGCCCAAGGTGCCCCCGCGCCCGGCGGCGCTGACCCAGTTTCCCCAGGTGCGTTTCATCGGCCATCCGGAGCTTGAGGCCAACGACCCGTTTTTGCTGCCGTGGGTGGAAAAAATCGCCGGCTGGATCGAAGAGGGGCGCACGCCCTACGTATTCCTGCACACCTCGGATAACCGGCTGGCTGCGCAACTGGCGCTGCGGTTTCATGAAAAACTGATGGCCCGTTTGCCGGGCCTGCCGCCGCTGGCGACCTTGCATCGAGAACCCGAAGCGGAGCAACTGGGGTTACTCTAG
- the tsaB gene encoding tRNA (adenosine(37)-N6)-threonylcarbamoyltransferase complex dimerization subunit type 1 TsaB, whose protein sequence is MSTLLALDTATEACSVALLHDGKVTSHYEVIPRLHAQKLLPMIKQLLEDAGTTLAAVDAIAFGRGPGAFTGVRIAIGVVQGLAFALERPVLPVSNLAVLAQRALREHGASQVAAAIDARMDEVYWGCYRETAGEMRLVGVEAVQPPQVSALPVDASGDWFGAGTGWGYGERINVQLVGQDATMLPHAEDLLTLARFAFERGEAIPADQAAPVYLRDKVAQTKAERGII, encoded by the coding sequence ATGAGCACCCTGCTGGCCCTGGACACCGCGACTGAAGCTTGCTCTGTTGCCTTGCTGCACGATGGCAAGGTAACGAGCCACTACGAGGTGATCCCGCGCCTGCACGCGCAGAAGCTGTTGCCGATGATCAAGCAATTGCTGGAAGACGCCGGCACCACCCTTGCTGCGGTGGATGCCATTGCCTTTGGCCGTGGCCCCGGCGCGTTTACCGGCGTGCGCATTGCCATTGGCGTGGTGCAGGGCCTGGCGTTTGCGTTGGAGCGCCCGGTATTGCCAGTCTCCAACCTCGCGGTGCTGGCCCAGCGTGCGCTGCGTGAGCACGGCGCCTCGCAAGTGGCGGCGGCCATTGATGCACGGATGGATGAAGTCTATTGGGGTTGCTACCGCGAGACGGCCGGCGAAATGCGCCTGGTGGGCGTGGAAGCCGTGCAGCCGCCGCAAGTCAGCGCGTTGCCCGTGGATGCTAGCGGTGACTGGTTCGGTGCCGGTACCGGCTGGGGTTATGGCGAACGCATCAATGTGCAACTGGTCGGCCAGGACGCCACTATGTTGCCGCATGCCGAAGACCTGCTGACCCTGGCACGCTTCGCTTTCGAGCGTGGCGAAGCGATTCCCGCCGATCAGGCTGCACCGGTTTATCTGCGCGATAAAGTGGCGCAAACCAAGGCTGAGCGCGGGATTATTTGA
- the ppc gene encoding phosphoenolpyruvate carboxylase, producing the protein MSDIDARLREDVHLLGELLGNTIREQYGDDFLDKIEQIRKGAKADRRGSVSEQTAGEELSASLNQLQESELLPVARAFNQFLNLANIAEQYQLIHRRDESQPAPFESRVLPELLARLQSEGHSNESLARQLARLEIELVLTAHPTEVARRTLIQKYDAIAAQLALQDHRDLTTAEREQIRERLQRLIAEAWHTEEIRRVRPTPVDEAKWGFAVIEHSLWQAIPNYLRKADHALHAATGLHLPLEAAPIRFASWMGGDRDGNPNVTAPVTREVLLLARWMAADLYLRDIDHLASELSMQQASPALQAKVGDSVEPYRALLKQLRERLRATRQWAHTALTANTPAPAEVLQNNRDLLDPLELCYQSLHECGMGVIADGPLLDCLRRAVTFGLFLVRLDVRQDSSRHSAAMTEITDYLGLGRYEDWDEEARISFLTKELSNRRPLLPGYFKPSADTAEVLNTCKEIAAAPAASLGSYVISMAGAASDVLAVQLLLKESGVQRPMRVVPLFETLADLDNAGPVMECLLQLPGYRARLHGPQEVMIGYSDSAKDAGTTAAAWAQYRAQERLVDICREQQVELLLFHGRGGTVGRGGGPAHAAILSQPPGSVAGRFRTTEQGEMIRFKFGLPDIAEQNLNLYLAAVLEATLLPPPPPEPAWRHLMDELAADGVSAYRAVVRENPQFVEYFRQSTPEQELGRLPLGSRPAKRRAGGIESLRAIPWIFGWTQTRLMLPAWLGWEAALSKALERGEGELLGQMREQWPFFRTRIDMLEMVLAKADADIARLYDERLVQPDLLPLGAHLRDLLSQACSVVLGLTGQSQLLAHSPDTLEFIRLRNTYLDPLHLLQAELLARSRQQEAAQDSPLEQALLVSVAGIAAGLRNTG; encoded by the coding sequence ATGAGTGATATCGATGCACGCTTGCGTGAGGATGTTCACCTGCTGGGTGAACTGTTGGGCAACACCATTCGAGAGCAATACGGCGATGATTTCCTCGACAAGATCGAGCAGATCCGTAAAGGCGCCAAGGCCGACCGCCGTGGCAGCGTATCCGAGCAAACCGCCGGCGAGGAACTCAGCGCCAGCTTGAACCAACTGCAGGAAAGCGAACTGTTGCCCGTGGCGCGAGCCTTTAACCAGTTCCTCAACCTGGCCAACATCGCCGAGCAGTACCAGTTGATCCACCGGCGCGATGAGTCGCAACCGGCACCGTTCGAGTCCCGTGTATTGCCGGAGCTGCTGGCCCGCCTGCAAAGCGAAGGTCACAGCAACGAATCCCTGGCCCGCCAGTTGGCGCGGTTGGAGATTGAATTGGTCCTCACCGCCCACCCGACTGAAGTGGCGCGCCGCACCCTGATCCAGAAATACGATGCGATCGCCGCGCAACTGGCGCTGCAGGATCACCGCGATCTCACCACGGCCGAGCGCGAGCAGATCCGCGAACGGTTGCAGCGGTTGATCGCCGAAGCCTGGCACACCGAAGAAATCCGCCGCGTGCGGCCCACCCCGGTGGATGAAGCCAAGTGGGGCTTTGCGGTGATTGAGCATTCGTTGTGGCAGGCCATCCCGAATTATTTGCGCAAGGCTGACCACGCCTTGCACGCGGCCACCGGCCTGCACTTGCCACTGGAGGCCGCGCCGATTCGGTTTGCCTCGTGGATGGGCGGGGACCGTGATGGCAACCCGAATGTCACCGCGCCGGTCACCCGCGAAGTGCTGTTGCTGGCGCGCTGGATGGCGGCGGATTTGTATTTGCGTGATATCGATCACCTGGCGTCCGAGCTGTCGATGCAACAGGCCAGCCCGGCGTTGCAAGCCAAGGTCGGCGATAGCGTCGAGCCGTATCGCGCCTTGCTCAAGCAATTGCGTGAACGTCTGCGTGCCACGCGGCAATGGGCGCACACCGCATTGACCGCCAACACCCCGGCACCCGCCGAGGTACTGCAGAACAACCGCGACCTGCTCGACCCGCTGGAGCTGTGCTACCAGTCGCTTCACGAGTGCGGCATGGGTGTAATCGCTGATGGCCCGCTGCTCGATTGCCTGCGCCGCGCCGTGACCTTCGGCTTGTTCCTGGTGCGGCTGGATGTGCGCCAGGATTCCAGTCGCCACTCGGCGGCGATGACCGAAATCACCGATTACCTGGGCCTCGGTCGCTATGAAGACTGGGATGAAGAGGCGCGTATCAGCTTCCTGACCAAGGAGCTGAGCAATCGTCGACCGCTGCTGCCGGGCTATTTCAAACCGTCGGCGGACACCGCCGAAGTGTTGAATACCTGCAAGGAAATCGCCGCCGCACCGGCCGCGTCTCTCGGCTCGTATGTGATCTCGATGGCGGGCGCCGCCTCGGACGTGCTGGCGGTGCAACTGCTGCTTAAAGAGTCGGGCGTACAACGACCGATGCGCGTGGTCCCGCTGTTCGAAACCCTGGCCGACCTGGATAACGCCGGGCCGGTGATGGAGTGTCTGCTGCAATTGCCGGGCTATCGCGCGCGCTTGCATGGGCCGCAGGAAGTGATGATCGGCTACTCGGACTCAGCCAAGGACGCCGGCACCACGGCTGCCGCCTGGGCGCAGTACCGGGCGCAGGAACGTTTGGTGGATATCTGCCGTGAGCAGCAGGTGGAATTACTGTTGTTCCACGGTCGTGGCGGCACTGTTGGCCGGGGTGGTGGGCCAGCTCACGCGGCGATCCTGTCGCAACCGCCGGGCTCGGTAGCGGGGCGTTTTCGCACCACCGAACAAGGCGAAATGATCCGCTTCAAGTTCGGCCTGCCGGACATCGCCGAGCAGAACCTCAATCTGTACCTGGCCGCGGTGCTGGAAGCCACGCTGTTGCCACCGCCGCCGCCCGAGCCGGCCTGGCGCCATTTGATGGACGAATTGGCGGCAGACGGTGTCAGCGCTTACCGCGCCGTCGTGCGCGAAAATCCCCAGTTCGTCGAGTACTTCCGCCAGTCCACGCCGGAGCAGGAGTTGGGCCGTTTGCCGTTGGGCAGTCGCCCGGCCAAGCGGCGTGCGGGCGGTATCGAAAGCCTGCGGGCGATTCCGTGGATTTTCGGTTGGACCCAAACCCGCCTGATGCTACCCGCCTGGCTTGGCTGGGAAGCTGCATTAAGCAAGGCGCTGGAGCGCGGCGAGGGCGAGTTGCTGGGGCAGATGCGCGAGCAATGGCCGTTCTTTCGCACCCGCATCGATATGCTGGAAATGGTGCTGGCCAAGGCCGATGCCGACATAGCGCGTTTATATGACGAGCGTCTGGTGCAGCCTGACCTTCTGCCATTGGGTGCGCACTTACGCGACCTATTGTCGCAGGCGTGCAGTGTGGTCCTTGGCCTGACTGGCCAGTCGCAACTGCTGGCCCACAGTCCGGACACCCTGGAGTTTATCCGTTTGCGTAACACCTACCTCGACCCGCTGCACCTGTTGCAGGCCGAGTTGCTGGCGCGCTCGCGTCAGCAGGAGGCGGCGCAGGATAGCCCTCTGGAACAGGCGCTGCTGGTGTCCGTGGCGGGTATTGCCGCCGGATTGCGCAACACCGGTTAA
- a CDS encoding isocitrate lyase/PEP mutase family protein, whose amino-acid sequence MDAQTLRAETFKALHERDRAFVMPNPWDAGSAIMLASLGFEALATTSAGYAFSLGRPDAEGALSLEDTLGNASAIVRATALPVAADLENGFSDTPEGCAQTILRAAATGIVGGSIEDATGIAIDPIYPFDLSVERVEAAVAAARSLPFPFTLTARAENLLHGRLDLPDTIRRLQAYAEAGADVLYAPGLRSAEEILAVVKAVAPKPVNVLMSGGLNLSVAQLSEMGVRRISVGSAMALAAYGEFYRAAQEVYALGTFTFTERKMPFSQANQFFKG is encoded by the coding sequence ATGGATGCCCAAACCCTTCGCGCCGAAACCTTCAAGGCCTTGCACGAGCGTGATCGTGCGTTCGTGATGCCCAACCCGTGGGATGCCGGCTCCGCCATCATGCTTGCCAGCCTCGGCTTTGAAGCGTTGGCCACCACCAGTGCGGGCTATGCGTTCAGCCTGGGGCGGCCGGATGCGGAAGGCGCGTTGTCGCTGGAGGATACGTTGGGTAATGCTTCTGCGATTGTCCGGGCGACCGCGCTGCCGGTGGCGGCTGATCTGGAAAACGGCTTCAGCGATACGCCCGAAGGGTGTGCCCAAACCATCCTGCGCGCAGCCGCCACCGGGATCGTCGGTGGCTCCATCGAAGACGCCACGGGCATTGCCATCGATCCAATCTATCCCTTTGATCTGTCCGTCGAGCGCGTGGAAGCCGCGGTTGCTGCTGCCCGCAGTCTGCCATTCCCGTTCACGCTGACAGCCCGCGCGGAAAACCTCCTGCATGGCCGCCTGGATTTGCCTGACACCATCCGCCGCTTGCAGGCCTACGCCGAAGCCGGTGCCGACGTGCTGTATGCCCCAGGGCTACGCAGCGCCGAAGAAATACTGGCAGTGGTCAAGGCCGTCGCGCCCAAGCCGGTGAACGTGTTGATGTCCGGCGGCTTGAACCTCAGCGTGGCGCAGTTGAGCGAGATGGGCGTGAGGCGCATCAGTGTCGGTTCGGCCATGGCGTTGGCGGCGTATGGCGAGTTTTACCGAGCTGCGCAGGAGGTGTATGCGTTGGGCACCTTTACCTTCACCGAGCGCAAGATGCCGTTCAGCCAGGCCAACCAATTCTTCAAGGGTTAA
- a CDS encoding extensin family protein: MRFFKVVGALLLLAGVCALGVWRGWVPLPNEWNPWAPLDVRASPNVLTRFKLGRLQDDPALCDEVLKTSGLRVIRQADSPADAACPLRNVLRVQGADVALSSSFLASCPLAVAFALFERHSLQPAAQAVFGQAVTRVDHLGSFACRNLYNRADGRLSQHASANALDIAGFRLADGRSISVLKDWPGEGDGARFLRQVREGACADFNVVLSPDYNAAHRNHFHLDMGPWWVCR; this comes from the coding sequence GTGCGCTTTTTTAAAGTGGTCGGTGCGCTGCTGTTGCTGGCGGGTGTGTGTGCACTGGGTGTGTGGCGAGGCTGGGTGCCGTTGCCCAATGAATGGAATCCCTGGGCGCCGCTGGATGTGCGCGCCAGCCCGAACGTGTTGACGCGGTTCAAGCTCGGGCGGCTGCAGGATGATCCGGCGCTGTGCGACGAGGTGTTGAAAACGTCTGGTTTGCGCGTCATCCGTCAGGCAGACAGCCCCGCTGACGCCGCGTGCCCATTGCGCAACGTCTTGCGTGTGCAAGGCGCCGACGTGGCCTTGAGCAGCAGCTTTCTCGCCAGCTGCCCGCTGGCCGTGGCGTTTGCCTTGTTCGAGCGCCATAGCCTGCAACCGGCGGCCCAGGCGGTATTTGGCCAGGCGGTGACGCGGGTCGATCACTTGGGCAGCTTTGCCTGTCGCAACCTGTATAACCGCGCAGACGGGCGGCTCAGTCAACATGCCTCGGCCAATGCCCTGGATATTGCCGGCTTCCGCCTGGCGGATGGACGCAGCATCAGTGTGCTCAAAGACTGGCCGGGGGAAGGCGATGGCGCGCGTTTTTTGCGGCAGGTGCGAGAGGGGGCCTGCGCCGATTTCAACGTGGTGTTGAGCCCGGACTACAACGCTGCTCATCGCAACCACTTCCATCTGGACATGGGGCCCTGGTGGGTGTGCCGCTGA
- a CDS encoding TetR/AcrR family transcriptional regulator: protein MSDNRVNTNSPGRPKDMAKRQAILEAAKILFLSNGYASTSMDAVALEAGVSKLTVYSHFTDKETLFTAAVVAKCEEQLPVMYFELPEGMPVETVLLNIARGFHRLINSEESVNLHRLMMTTGNQDVKLSQIFFEAGPMRMLQGMERLLSRIDQSGALSIDKPLTAAEHFFCLLKGTANFCLLYGCGGPLNEEAAEAHVQEVVGLFMRAYRA, encoded by the coding sequence ATGTCCGACAATCGAGTGAACACCAATAGCCCCGGGCGTCCCAAGGACATGGCAAAACGCCAGGCAATTCTCGAAGCAGCTAAAATTCTGTTTTTGAGCAATGGCTACGCCAGCACCAGCATGGATGCCGTGGCCCTGGAGGCCGGCGTATCAAAACTGACGGTCTACAGCCACTTCACCGACAAAGAGACCTTGTTCACCGCCGCCGTCGTGGCCAAGTGCGAGGAGCAATTGCCGGTGATGTACTTCGAATTGCCCGAAGGCATGCCGGTGGAGACTGTGTTGTTGAACATCGCGCGGGGGTTCCATCGGCTGATCAACAGCGAGGAGTCGGTGAACCTGCATCGCCTGATGATGACCACCGGCAATCAGGACGTGAAACTCTCGCAGATTTTCTTCGAAGCCGGTCCCATGCGCATGCTGCAGGGCATGGAGCGCCTGCTCAGCCGGATCGACCAGAGCGGCGCCCTGAGCATCGACAAACCGTTGACGGCGGCCGAGCATTTCTTTTGCCTGCTCAAGGGCACGGCGAATTTCTGCTTGCTGTATGGCTGCGGCGGGCCACTGAATGAGGAAGCCGCCGAAGCCCATGTGCAGGAAGTGGTGGGGTTGTTTATGCGGGCCTATAGGGCCTGA
- a CDS encoding DUF4398 domain-containing protein: protein MELKTMKTSTAKSSFNHLRGLKLAALAIGTSFVLAGCAGNPPTEQYAVTQSAVNSAVSAGGTEYAAVEMKSAQDKLKEAEIAMHDKNYDKARQLAEQAEWDARVAERKAQAAKADQAVKDSQKAVQELRQEGMRPAVIKQQ, encoded by the coding sequence ATGGAGTTGAAGACGATGAAGACCAGCACTGCCAAATCCTCGTTTAACCACCTGCGCGGGCTTAAATTGGCCGCGCTGGCAATCGGCACCAGCTTCGTACTGGCGGGCTGCGCCGGTAACCCACCGACCGAGCAATACGCCGTGACCCAATCTGCGGTGAACAGCGCCGTCAGCGCCGGTGGCACCGAGTACGCCGCCGTAGAAATGAAGTCGGCTCAGGACAAGCTCAAAGAAGCTGAAATCGCCATGCACGACAAAAACTACGACAAGGCCCGTCAACTGGCCGAACAAGCCGAGTGGGACGCCCGCGTCGCTGAGCGTAAAGCCCAGGCTGCCAAGGCAGACCAGGCTGTGAAGGACTCCCAGAAGGCTGTTCAGGAGCTGCGTCAGGAAGGCATGCGCCCGGCTGTTATCAAACAGCAATAA
- the adk gene encoding adenylate kinase → MRVILLGAPGAGKGTQAKFITEKFGIPQISTGDMLRAAVKAGTELGLIAKSVMDSGGLVSDDLIINLVKERISQDDCKNGFLFDGFPRTIPQAEALVKAGVELDAVVEIAVEDEEIVQRIAGRRVHEASGRVYHTVYNPPKVEGKDDVTGEDLVQRKDDTEETVRHRLSVYHSQTKPLVDFYQKLSAAQGKPKYSHIPGVGSVEAITAKVLQALS, encoded by the coding sequence ATGCGCGTCATTCTGCTGGGAGCTCCCGGGGCCGGTAAAGGTACTCAGGCAAAGTTCATCACTGAAAAATTCGGCATTCCACAAATCTCCACCGGCGACATGCTGCGCGCGGCCGTCAAGGCCGGCACCGAGCTGGGCCTGATCGCAAAAAGCGTGATGGACAGCGGCGGCCTGGTTTCCGATGACCTGATCATCAACCTGGTCAAGGAACGCATCAGCCAGGACGACTGCAAGAACGGTTTCCTGTTCGACGGCTTCCCACGCACCATTCCCCAGGCTGAAGCCCTGGTGAAGGCTGGCGTTGAGTTGGATGCCGTGGTTGAAATCGCGGTTGAAGACGAAGAAATCGTCCAGCGTATCGCCGGTCGTCGTGTTCACGAGGCCTCGGGCCGCGTGTACCACACCGTCTACAACCCGCCGAAGGTTGAAGGCAAGGACGATGTTACCGGCGAAGACCTGGTACAGCGTAAGGATGACACCGAAGAAACCGTGCGCCATCGTCTGTCGGTCTACCACTCCCAGACCAAGCCACTGGTGGACTTCTACCAGAAACTGTCCGCTGCACAGGGCAAGCCGAAGTACAGCCACATTCCTGGCGTGGGTTCGGTAGAAGCCATCACCGCCAAGGTGCTGCAAGCGCTGAGCTGA
- a CDS encoding alpha/beta hydrolase — MRILGILCLLFTLNGCSSLLFYPEPGLPFTPEKAHLQYRDVTLTTADGVKLHAWWLPAKPGVPVKGTVLHLHGNGGNLAWHLGGSWWLPEQGYQVLLLDYRGYGLSQGKPSLPAIYQDIDAAFKWLDKAPETQGQPLIVLGQSLGGALAVHYLAAHPERQPKLKALVLDGVPASYRDVGQFALSTSWLTWPFQVPLSWLVPDADSAINTMPQLTGVPKLLFHSLDDPIVPVANGIRLYQAAPPPRVLQLTRGGHVQTFADKTWQTVMLRYLDDPQHFNGLRRLGEIPNYPVPKVDSSESPQ; from the coding sequence GAAAAAGCCCACCTGCAATACCGCGATGTCACCCTGACCACCGCCGATGGCGTGAAGCTTCATGCCTGGTGGCTGCCGGCCAAACCCGGGGTGCCCGTCAAAGGCACGGTGCTGCACTTGCACGGCAACGGCGGCAACCTCGCCTGGCACCTGGGCGGCAGTTGGTGGTTGCCGGAGCAGGGCTATCAAGTGCTGCTGCTGGACTATCGCGGTTATGGGCTGTCGCAAGGCAAGCCGTCGTTGCCGGCGATCTATCAAGACATCGATGCAGCGTTTAAGTGGCTCGACAAGGCCCCCGAAACCCAGGGCCAACCGCTGATTGTGTTAGGCCAAAGCCTGGGAGGCGCGCTGGCGGTGCATTACCTGGCGGCGCACCCGGAGCGTCAGCCCAAACTCAAGGCGCTGGTGCTGGACGGCGTGCCTGCCAGTTATCGTGACGTAGGACAATTCGCCCTCAGCACGTCCTGGTTAACATGGCCGTTTCAGGTGCCTCTGTCCTGGCTGGTGCCGGACGCCGACAGTGCGATCAACACCATGCCCCAACTGACCGGCGTACCGAAACTGCTGTTCCATAGCCTGGATGATCCGATTGTGCCGGTGGCCAACGGCATTCGCCTGTATCAGGCCGCGCCGCCGCCCAGGGTGTTGCAGTTGACCCGCGGTGGCCATGTGCAGACCTTTGCCGACAAGACCTGGCAAACCGTGATGCTGCGTTATCTGGACGACCCGCAGCACTTCAACGGCCTGCGCCGCCTGGGTGAAATTCCGAATTATCCTGTTCCTAAAGTTGACTCATCAGAGAGCCCGCAATGA
- a CDS encoding OmpA family protein, which translates to MRKQLMIPALLAMSVALAACSTPPNANLENARTNFSALQANPNATKVAALETKDAQDWLDKADKAYRDKEDQKKVDQLAYLTNQRVEVAKDTIALRQSEAQLKNAGDERARALLQARDAQIKQLQDSLNAKQTDRGTLVTFGDVLFATNKSDLKSSGLVNITKLAQFLRDNPDRKVIVEGYTDSTGSDSYNQSLSERRAASVQRALAQQGVDISRIVTQGYGKEYPVADNGSVSGRAMNRRVEVTISNDNQPVKPRSSMAN; encoded by the coding sequence ATGCGTAAACAACTGATGATCCCTGCCCTGCTGGCGATGAGCGTTGCTCTGGCGGCCTGCTCCACCCCGCCAAACGCGAACCTGGAAAACGCACGGACCAACTTCTCGGCCCTGCAAGCCAACCCGAATGCCACCAAGGTAGCGGCGCTGGAAACCAAGGACGCTCAGGATTGGCTGGACAAGGCTGACAAGGCCTACCGTGACAAGGAAGACCAGAAGAAAGTCGACCAACTGGCCTACCTGACCAACCAGCGCGTTGAAGTGGCGAAAGACACCATCGCACTGCGCCAGTCCGAAGCCCAGCTGAAAAACGCCGGTGACGAACGTGCCCGCGCCCTGCTGCAAGCCCGTGACGCGCAGATCAAGCAACTGCAAGACAGCTTGAACGCCAAGCAGACTGATCGCGGCACCCTGGTGACGTTCGGTGACGTGCTGTTCGCCACCAACAAGTCCGACCTGAAATCCAGCGGCCTGGTGAACATCACCAAGCTGGCGCAGTTCCTGCGTGATAACCCGGACCGTAAAGTGATCGTCGAAGGCTACACCGACAGCACCGGCTCCGACTCGTACAACCAGAGCCTGTCCGAGCGTCGTGCGGCCTCTGTACAGCGTGCACTGGCTCAACAGGGCGTGGATATCTCGCGCATCGTGACCCAGGGTTACGGCAAGGAATACCCGGTTGCCGACAACGGCAGCGTCTCGGGCCGTGCCATGAACCGCCGCGTTGAAGTGACCATCTCCAACGACAACCAGCCAGTGAAGCCACGTTCGTCGATGGCGAACTGA